The following coding sequences are from one Gemmatimonadota bacterium window:
- a CDS encoding adenine phosphoribosyltransferase, with protein MVSESRCDLDALKQKIRNVPDFPIPGINFKDVTTLFKDPAAFRMAVDRFVAEYADKSIDLVAGIEARGFILAPVLAYHMGKGIVPLRKPGKLPAETRRIEFDLEYGTDALEMHLDAIQPGDRVLIVDDLLATGGTATAACQLVEDAGGVVAGVGFLIELSFLDGRKRLGDRPVFSLLEYGSDE; from the coding sequence GTGGTATCAGAATCGAGGTGTGACTTGGACGCCCTGAAACAGAAGATCCGTAACGTGCCGGACTTTCCCATCCCCGGCATCAACTTCAAGGACGTGACCACGCTGTTCAAGGATCCCGCCGCCTTCCGTATGGCGGTGGACCGGTTCGTCGCGGAGTACGCGGACAAATCGATCGATCTGGTGGCCGGTATCGAGGCCCGGGGGTTCATCCTGGCGCCGGTACTGGCCTATCACATGGGCAAGGGAATCGTTCCCCTGCGAAAGCCCGGCAAGCTTCCCGCGGAGACACGGCGGATCGAATTCGACCTGGAATACGGCACGGACGCGCTGGAAATGCACCTGGACGCCATACAGCCCGGAGACCGCGTACTCATCGTGGACGACCTGCTGGCCACGGGGGGGACCGCGACGGCGGCTTGTCAACTGGTCGAAGACGCGGGCGGGGTCGTGGCCGGCGTGGGGTTTCTTATCGAACTGTCCTTCCTGGACGGCCGGAAGCGCTTGGGTGATCGACCCGTTTTCTCGCTCCTCGAATACGGCTCCGACGAATAA
- the waaF gene encoding lipopolysaccharide heptosyltransferase II, with protein sequence MIQSERPSRILVIRFSSMGDIVLTSPVTRQLSRICPDAELDFLTRDEYAPLARALPGVARVQCFEPEQGHWRLVARLRRRRYDLAIDLHGNIRSRLVGLAGMARRVIRYDKRRFARMAIVRRRRRSRSVPHTVDRYLEVLGSVLAPPEQGDGSPEGARYTGEHRIPELIVRRSAVDEVANRLAEAGIGPDAPVLGVAPGASHGPKRWPPERFARVADHMARSRDMTILLLGSEGDRPVAGEVARVMGRQAVDWTGTTDLSLLPAAVQRCALLVSNDSGPMHVATAVGTPVVGVFGATHPRLGFAPVGPADAAVTLDLSCSPCSLHGNRACRFRTHACMEELDPRRVISEAECRIPV encoded by the coding sequence ATGATCCAGTCCGAAAGACCATCCCGCATCCTGGTCATCAGATTCAGCTCGATGGGCGATATCGTGCTGACTTCGCCGGTTACCCGGCAGCTGAGCAGGATCTGCCCTGATGCGGAACTCGACTTCCTTACTCGGGACGAGTACGCTCCCCTGGCTCGCGCGCTTCCCGGTGTCGCCCGGGTGCAGTGCTTCGAACCCGAACAGGGACACTGGCGGCTTGTCGCCCGCTTGCGCCGGAGGCGCTACGACCTGGCGATCGACCTGCACGGGAACATCCGCAGCAGGCTCGTCGGACTGGCGGGCATGGCGCGGCGGGTTATCCGATACGACAAGCGAAGGTTCGCCCGCATGGCCATCGTCAGAAGACGCCGGCGGTCCAGGTCCGTCCCGCATACGGTCGACCGGTACCTGGAGGTGCTCGGGTCGGTTCTCGCGCCGCCGGAACAAGGCGATGGGTCCCCCGAAGGTGCCCGGTATACGGGAGAGCATAGAATACCAGAACTGATCGTCCGAAGATCGGCGGTCGACGAAGTGGCGAATCGCCTGGCCGAGGCCGGTATCGGACCCGATGCCCCGGTACTCGGCGTGGCGCCGGGCGCCTCGCACGGCCCGAAGCGCTGGCCGCCGGAACGGTTCGCCCGGGTTGCGGACCACATGGCGAGATCCCGGGATATGACGATTCTGCTCCTGGGAAGCGAGGGGGACCGGCCGGTTGCGGGCGAGGTGGCCCGAGTCATGGGGCGTCAGGCCGTCGACTGGACCGGAACCACCGATCTCTCGCTGCTGCCCGCGGCCGTGCAGCGGTGCGCACTCCTCGTAAGCAACGATTCCGGCCCCATGCACGTGGCGACGGCCGTGGGCACTCCGGTGGTCGGCGTATTCGGCGCCACCCACCCCCGGCTTGGGTTCGCGCCGGTCGGACCGGCGGACGCTGCCGTAACGCTCGATCTTTCCTGCAGCCCCTGCAGTCTGCACGGGAACCGGGCCTGCCGGTTCCGCACTCATGCATGCATGGAGGAACTCGATCCCCGGCGCGTCATTTCCGAAGCGGAGTGCCGGATACCGGTTTGA
- a CDS encoding glycosyltransferase family 9 protein, with translation MEQASSPRILVVRPDRIGDVVLSLPVLDALRHRWPRAHLAMMVRPYTRSVPDRSPCLDTVIEDDPDTGHRGLAGFLAQVRRLRTHRFDTALMLMPTARHAWMLFLAGIPRRLGVGRTIYQALTFTRAISRGGYMPLRHESDYCLDLARALDAREPGGRPLIEVEEKEKAEARRVLDRPEGMPVIGIHPGNGRNAPNWTAERYGALARRLQDRHGAKIVVTGSAAEERLAEAIKSRLDGPALSLAGRLSLDELIAVIGEMDLLVSSSTGPMHLAGALGVPTVSIFCPLPARSPQRWRPLGGLDLNLLPPDGQCPTCDRGPFCDLSGITVDMVREAVAQQLG, from the coding sequence GCTGTCCCTGCCGGTGCTGGACGCCCTCCGGCATCGCTGGCCTCGCGCCCATCTCGCCATGATGGTGCGTCCCTATACCCGGAGCGTGCCCGATAGAAGCCCCTGTCTCGACACCGTGATCGAAGACGACCCGGATACGGGTCACCGCGGCCTGGCGGGATTCCTCGCGCAGGTGCGGCGCCTGAGAACCCACCGCTTCGACACGGCCTTGATGCTCATGCCGACCGCCCGTCACGCCTGGATGCTCTTTCTGGCCGGCATCCCCCGCCGCCTCGGCGTGGGCCGGACGATCTACCAGGCACTTACATTCACCCGGGCGATCAGCCGTGGCGGCTACATGCCGCTTCGTCACGAATCGGACTACTGCCTGGACCTGGCCCGCGCGCTCGACGCCCGGGAACCGGGGGGGCGGCCCCTGATCGAGGTGGAGGAGAAGGAGAAGGCGGAAGCCCGCCGGGTCCTGGACCGGCCGGAAGGGATGCCGGTCATCGGCATTCATCCCGGCAACGGCCGGAACGCCCCGAACTGGACGGCCGAGCGGTACGGCGCGCTGGCGAGGCGCTTGCAGGATCGGCACGGTGCGAAGATCGTGGTCACCGGGAGCGCGGCGGAAGAACGCCTCGCCGAAGCAATTAAGTCCCGGCTGGACGGACCCGCCCTTTCGCTGGCCGGGCGGCTTTCGCTGGATGAACTGATCGCGGTGATCGGCGAAATGGATCTCCTGGTGAGCAGCAGTACGGGACCCATGCACCTGGCGGGGGCGCTGGGCGTCCCCACGGTATCCATCTTCTGTCCGCTGCCCGCGCGGTCGCCGCAACGGTGGCGGCCCCTGGGCGGCCTGGACCTTAACCTGCTGCCCCCCGACGGGCAGTGTCCCACCTGCGACCGCGGCCCCTTCTGCGACCTTTCCGGCATCACCGTGGACATGGTCCGGGAGGCCGTGGCGCAGCAACTGGGATGA